The Corvus moneduloides isolate bCorMon1 chromosome 5, bCorMon1.pri, whole genome shotgun sequence genome includes a region encoding these proteins:
- the LOC116444582 gene encoding placenta-specific gene 8 protein-like yields MAAPTVVTIQPQFGGAMSSVSRCMWQTSLMDCCTDCGVCCCGMFCFPCLACQVAGDMNECCLCGTSVAMRTMYRTRYNIPVSAEPARSRAASPKDKGSICSDFCVTLCCPVCSICQIKRDINRRRELGIF; encoded by the exons ATGGCTGCCCCAACCGTTGTGACGATCCAGCCGCAGTTTGGTGGGGCCATGTCCTCTGTCTCGAGATGCATGTGGCAGACAAGCCTGATGGACTGCTGCACCGACTGTGGTGTCT gctgctgtgggatgtTCTGCTTCCCCTGCCTGGCCTGTCAAGTGGCTGGGGACATGAACGAGTGCTGCCTGTGCGGGACCAGCGTGGCCATGAGGACCATGTACCGCACCAGATACAACATCCCGGTCAGTGCTGAGCCTGCCCGCTCACGTGCTGCGAGTCCGAAAGACAAG GGGTCCATTTGCTCTGACTTCTGTGTTACCCTGTGTTGCCCTGTGTGTTCCATTTGCCAAATCAAGAGAGACATCAACCGCAGGAGGGAGCTTGGCATATTCTG A